A part of Miscanthus floridulus cultivar M001 chromosome 6, ASM1932011v1, whole genome shotgun sequence genomic DNA contains:
- the LOC136456541 gene encoding kinesin-like protein KIN-14C: MGSVDGEHEFHAANRRAEVIDWFGGLLPEFDLPLDSSDEELREYLIDGTALCYIAEKLMPGIQEEMWGGNASDQRSNVKKFLYFVAEMGLPGFSVKDLEEGSVSSVVECLLALKDNVTTGLGQNITNNAAKTPLRRKLELEESDDPIISVMTPGKRSGEERWKGHWDPKSQQRSILHSGQKVHDAFQLKRGSYTDLPPAKVSEMMHPRSLDNAPTQSLLRVVNGILDESIERKRGEIPHRVVYLLRNVVQEIEHRIAIQADHIRNQNSIIKTREDKYRSKIKALETLVNGTNEENEMTVNRLELVEVEKSKLDEKRKLGEQDMVRLMQEKENAENTIASLQQEIQILSRMHEQYRERKETEARQMEEHLAMRLKEAEFLLMQSKKKVEEIESASQLKSQLWSRKANIFQSFMDNQKIDIRISSQSIKQEMFALQMKWRDEISNIGHDLKGLVDAADNYHKVLAENQKLFNEVQELKGNIRVYCRVRPFLPGQDGKTTVIDYIGENGEILITNPFKQGKDACRMFKFNKVFNTHASQAEVFSDIQPLIRSVLDGFNVCIFAYGQTGSGKTYTMSGPGTSKDDWGVNYRALNDLFDISLSRRNAFSYEVGVQMVEIYNEQVRDLLSNDIAQKRLGIWSTSQPNGLVVPDASLHPVKSTLDVLELMEIGQTNRAVGSTALNERSSRSHSILTVHVRGVDLKNGSTSRGCLHLIDLAGSERVERSEAIGDRLKEAQYINKSLSALGDVIFALAQKNSHVPYRNSKLTQVLQSSLGGQAKTLMFVQINPDTESYSETISTLKFAERVSGVELGVARSNKEGKDIKELLEQVSYLKDTISRKDMEIDQLLKDKAKSPSSPINRNDNSLQIRRLSGAGGSGEAECEDNMSDDGCSVAGTECSVGGASEATTERMQKAPSRIARLFLTKNGQPANPKPKPRESALKPPGRTTSTGSQATGGGSSVKPPKRR, encoded by the exons ATGGGGAGCGTGGACGGCGAGCACGAGTTCCATGCAG CCAACCGGAGAGCTGAGGTGATAGATTGGTTTGGTGGGTTGCTGCCAGAGTTCGACTTGCCTTTGGATTCTTCAGACGAGGAGCTGCGGGAGTACCTCATTGATGGCACGGCACTATGCTACATTGCAGAGAAACTCATGCCCGGCATTCAGGAG GAAATGTGGGGTGGTAATGCATCGGATCAGAGGTCAAATGTGAAGAAATTCCTCTATTTCGTTGCAGAAATGGGTCTGCCAGGCTTCAGTGTCAAGGATCTGGAGGAG GGGTCAGTGTCTTCTGTGGTGGAGTGTCTCTTGGCTCTAAAGGATAATGTGACTACAGGATTGGGTCAAAACATTACAAACAATGCTGCTAAAACACCCCTTCGAAGGAAACTGGAACTTGAAGAATCTGATGATCCTATAATTTCGGTTATGACACCGGGGAAAAGATCTGGGGAGGAAAGATGGAAAGGCCACTGGGATCCTAAGTCTCAACAAAGAAGTATTCTTCATTCTG GACAAAAGGTCCATGATGCTTTCCAACTTAAGCGAGGCTCCTACACTGATCTTCCTCCTGCCAAAGTTTCAGAGATGATGCATCCAAGAAGTCTAGAT AATGCCCCTACTCAATCACTTCTTAGAGTTGTTAATGGCATTCTAGATGAGAGCATTGAGAGGAAAAGAGGAGAAATACCACAC CGTGTTGTTTACTTGCTAAGGAATGTTGTTCAAGAGATTGAGCATCGAATTGCTATTCAAGCGGATCAcataagaaat CAAAATAGCATCATCAAGACTCGGGAAGACAAGTACCGTTCAAAAATTAAAGCACTCGAGACATTAGTAAATGGCACAAATGAAGAAAATGAG ATGACAGTAAATCGACTTGAGCTAGTTGAG GTAGAAAAATCAAAACTTGATGAGAAAAGAAAACTAGGTGAACAAGACATGGTTCGGCTGATGCAAGAAAAAGAGAATGCAGAAAATACAATTGCTTCCCTTCAGCAAGAAATACAGATCTTGAGTAGGATGCATGAACAGTACCGTGAAAGAAAGGAAACAGAAGCCAGGCAGATGGAGGAACACTTGGCTATGAGACTTAAGGAGGCTGAGTTTCTTTTGATGCAATCAAAAAAGAAAGTTGAAGAAATTGAATCTGCTTCCCAACTGAAATCTCAACTTTGGAGCAGAAAGGCAAACATTTTCCAGAGTTTTATGGATAATCAAAAAATT GACATAAGGATATCATCTCAGTCCATTAAGCAGGAAATGTTTGCCCTTCAAATGAAATGGAGGGATGAAATATCTAACATTG GACATGATTTGAAAGGCTTGGTTGATGCTGCTGACAATTACCATAAGGTTCTTGCTGAAAATCAGAAGCTATTTAATGAGGTACAGGAACTAAAAG GCAATATCAGAGTCTATTGTCGTGTCAGACCATTTCTTCCTGGTCAAGATGGAAAAACAACCGTTATTGATTATATTGGTGAAAATGGTGAGATTCTCATCACAAATCCCTTCAAGCAAGGGAAGGATGCGTGTCGAATGTTCAAGTTTAACAAAGTGTTTAATACACATGCTTCTCAAG CTGAAGTATTCTCTGATATCCAGCCTCTGATCAGATCAGTTCTTGATGGGTTTAATGTGTGCATTTTTGCCTATGGTCAAACTGGTTCAGGAAAAACTTACACAATG AGTGGGCCAGGCACATCAAAAGACGATTGGGGTGTTAACTATCGAGCTTTAAATGACTTGTTCGACATCTCTCTAAGTAGAAGAAATGCTTTCTCATATGAGGTGGGGGTGCAGATGGTTGAGATTTACAACGAACAAGTGCGGGATCTTCTTTCAAATGATATTGCACAAAAAAG ACTTGGAATTTGGAGCACATCTCAGCCTAACGGACTTGTTGTCCCTGATGCAAGTTTACATCCAGTCAAATCAACATTGGATGTACTAGAGTTGATGGAAATTGGACAAACAAATAGAGCAGTTGGATCAACAGCTCTGAATGAAAGGAGCAGTCGATCTCACAG CATTCTAACTGTGCATGTTAGAGGGGTGGATTTGAAAAATGGATCTACTTCCAGAGGATGTCTACATCTGATTGATCTTGCTGGGAGTGAAAGAGTTGAGCGATCTGAAGCAATTGGAGATAGATTAAAAGAAGCACAGTATATTAACAAATCTCTCTCTGCTCTTGGTGATGTGATTTTTGCTTTAGCACAGAAAAACTCCCATGTTCCTTATCGAAACAGCAAGCTGACTCAAGTTCTACAGAGCTCTTTAG GTGGTCAAGCAAAGACACTAATGTTTGTTCAAATTAATCCGGATACTGAATCATATTCAGAAACTATAAGCACTTTGAAGTTTGCTGAAAGAGTTTCTGGAGTTGAATTAGGTGTTGCAAGAAGTAACAAAGAGGGTAAAGATATAAAAGAGCTGCTAGAACAG GTTTCATATCTGAAAGACACAATATCACGGAAAGATATGGAAATCGATCAACTCTTGAAGGACAAAGCCAAATCTCCAAGTTCACCAATAAATAGAAATGACAATAGCCTACAGATTCGACGACTATCAG GGGCTGGTGGATCAGGTGAAGCCGAATGTGAAGATAACATGTCTGATGATGGCTGCTCAGTAGCAGGAACTGAGTGTTCTGTAGGTGGTGCTTCAGAGGCGACAACAGAACGGAT GCAGAAGGCCCCATCAAGGATAGCCAGGCTGTTCCTCACAAAGAATGGGCAGCCTGCAAACCCCAAGCCAAAACCAAGGGAGTCTGCTCTGAAACCGCCAG GTCGCACGACTTCTACAGGAAGCCAGGCGACAGGAGGAGGATCTTCAGTGAAACCCCCTAAGAGGCGGTAG